A section of the Marispirochaeta aestuarii genome encodes:
- a CDS encoding N-6 DNA methylase, producing MSYSLSNSANVSVKKRNGVYYTPTDIADALALWAIRNEHDTVIDPSFGSGVFLQSAFNRLRNLGVSNPSRQIVGVEIDSAAATSIAFVRKSLAQSKLMHTDFLRLTPSDVGGLYSVIIGNPPYVRHHLLRDAARLAAEQSCSRGEVSRRASYWAYFVVHSLRFIRPGGHLAFVLPGAFLHANYAERIRTLLASSFASLQIIRVIGTVFPEAQEESILVLGENRQDGCAKVILRSMERHKIELQRTIHSEDVEITLSRERPADWHLSSKSSGAASVLEILRSQYPSFGSRAHVRIGAVTGAKRFFVMSLDEAIDRGIESDCLVPIVARAKQVHGLQVTGVHNNWAEDRFGKLFLFSPPLKGDCPSGAQAYIEYGEREGIHRGHKCSSRHPWYIVPGTSPPDAFLTYTSGTFVCLSLNRSGVACTNTLHAVTFLDKTLSHQRMVAVGMLSTPAQLSAEIVGRRTGGGALRLDPSDVLELLSPDGFVVSSEKFHRLDALCRSGHREKASLEVDDMLVAAGLDPKILQEARDAHHRLLQERQRPRSPSTS from the coding sequence ATGAGCTATTCTCTCTCCAATTCAGCAAATGTTTCGGTGAAGAAAAGGAATGGTGTGTACTACACCCCAACTGATATTGCCGATGCATTGGCGCTTTGGGCAATTCGCAATGAGCATGATACCGTAATCGATCCGAGCTTCGGGAGCGGGGTTTTTTTGCAGTCAGCCTTCAATCGCCTACGGAATCTTGGAGTCAGTAATCCAAGCCGCCAGATAGTTGGCGTAGAGATTGACTCTGCTGCAGCGACGTCTATCGCCTTTGTGCGGAAGTCCCTCGCGCAATCCAAACTAATGCATACAGACTTCCTTCGCTTAACTCCATCAGATGTGGGGGGACTTTACTCCGTCATCATCGGCAATCCGCCGTACGTCAGACATCACCTACTTCGTGATGCAGCACGGCTCGCCGCGGAACAATCCTGTAGTAGAGGAGAGGTCTCGCGACGCGCAAGCTACTGGGCCTATTTTGTAGTACATTCACTCCGTTTCATTCGACCTGGTGGGCACTTAGCCTTTGTACTACCTGGAGCCTTTCTTCATGCAAACTACGCTGAACGTATTCGCACTCTCCTTGCTTCTTCTTTTGCGTCGTTGCAGATCATCCGCGTTATTGGGACGGTATTTCCCGAAGCCCAAGAGGAAAGTATTCTAGTCCTAGGTGAAAACAGGCAAGACGGATGTGCAAAGGTGATTTTGAGGTCAATGGAACGACACAAAATCGAACTGCAGAGAACTATACATTCGGAAGATGTTGAAATTACTCTATCAAGGGAACGTCCGGCTGATTGGCACCTCTCGTCAAAAAGCTCGGGTGCCGCTTCAGTACTTGAGATATTGCGTAGCCAGTACCCCTCATTCGGGTCAAGAGCTCATGTTAGGATAGGCGCAGTGACTGGTGCAAAGCGGTTTTTCGTCATGTCGCTCGACGAAGCTATCGATCGTGGCATCGAATCTGACTGTCTAGTACCGATAGTTGCACGAGCAAAACAGGTACATGGTCTGCAAGTGACTGGTGTTCACAATAATTGGGCTGAGGATCGATTCGGAAAGCTATTCCTGTTCTCGCCACCGCTAAAAGGTGACTGCCCAAGTGGAGCTCAGGCATATATCGAGTACGGCGAGCGAGAGGGTATCCATCGAGGGCACAAATGCTCAAGTAGACACCCGTGGTATATAGTGCCGGGCACCTCTCCACCAGATGCATTTTTGACGTATACAAGTGGGACTTTTGTTTGTCTATCGTTGAACCGCTCTGGAGTCGCATGTACGAATACGCTACACGCAGTTACTTTTCTGGATAAGACCCTCTCCCACCAGCGAATGGTAGCGGTGGGAATGCTCTCTACGCCAGCTCAGCTCAGTGCAGAGATCGTCGGTCGAAGAACTGGTGGCGGTGCCCTACGTCTCGATCCTTCGGATGTTCTGGAGCTTCTTTCTCCTGATGGATTTGTTGTCTCGTCTGAAAAATTTCATCGGTTGGACGCACTCTGTCGGTCCGGGCACCGAGAGAAGGCTTCTCTCGAAGTAGACGATATGCTAGTTGCTGCTGGACTCGATCCGAAGATACTGCAAGAAGCACGGGACGCGCATCACCGTCTCCTTCAGGAACGTCAGCGTCCCCGATCTCCATCAACCAGTTGA
- a CDS encoding phospholipase D-like domain-containing protein: MSTRYLEAARRLGRLLELVEKSLAYSNQTKSVGIHEIEAELSERSASYDEIKLALIGLEDLGVVNRTSGDNFEIDHAILKSTAEFRRGVAAALGMERASKSKVELCVTFPSSLSLDKQADIRRTALDLRTAVVDVIASAQQRVILAAPFWDSDTVSDISQVVERRLKSGVQLTILGRFNASSSKTLLARLEQLAHYPGCRVLTWNTPDTADRFGISTFHFKAAVSDYGRSAYLGSANFTVAGMRSRFEAGTILRGPIAQRLSMLMEIVLQQGSDFLGDQYRGEKS, encoded by the coding sequence TTGAGTACCCGGTATCTTGAAGCGGCGCGTCGCCTCGGGCGGCTCCTTGAACTTGTTGAGAAATCGTTAGCTTATTCCAATCAAACCAAGTCTGTTGGAATTCATGAAATCGAGGCTGAATTATCTGAACGCTCCGCGTCGTACGATGAGATTAAACTTGCTCTGATCGGACTGGAAGACTTGGGAGTTGTAAACCGCACGTCTGGTGACAATTTTGAAATAGACCATGCCATTCTGAAGTCAACTGCTGAGTTCCGACGAGGGGTCGCAGCAGCCCTTGGAATGGAAAGGGCTTCAAAGTCAAAAGTTGAGCTCTGTGTGACTTTTCCCTCCAGTCTATCCCTTGATAAACAAGCAGATATTCGGCGAACCGCACTTGATCTTCGGACGGCGGTTGTTGATGTGATTGCAAGCGCGCAGCAGAGAGTAATCCTTGCTGCTCCCTTTTGGGATAGCGATACAGTCTCGGACATATCTCAAGTCGTGGAGCGTCGGCTGAAGTCAGGTGTTCAACTAACGATCTTGGGTCGTTTCAACGCTAGCTCGAGCAAAACCCTTCTCGCGAGACTTGAGCAACTGGCACACTACCCCGGGTGTAGGGTTCTTACTTGGAACACGCCTGACACAGCAGATCGGTTCGGTATCTCAACTTTCCACTTCAAAGCTGCTGTCTCCGATTACGGACGTTCGGCATATCTCGGATCTGCTAATTTTACTGTTGCAGGTATGCGCTCGAGGTTCGAGGCGGGTACAATTCTACGGGGTCCAATAGCGCAACGCCTCTCGATGCTTATGGAAATTGTTCTTCAGCAAGGTAGTGATTTCCTTGGGGATCAGTATCGCGGGGAGAAATCATGA
- a CDS encoding AAA family ATPase codes for MYSIPETAKAKYDPLNEHVLSEDFAHNYGTPITSKIDIHNGIVMVPTDRGLYEVHSQEGTITVVPSSQSRQFTLSSLLSTEFPELIWYVDRLITPGLSLLWGYAKSGKSILALHILVDIVLGRKVLGTLAVKQSSALFISLEDGGRRLKQRLQAAGAIGSDNLIIHTDWSRGTEGVRELELFLDVHPAIRVVVIDTLFLFSKLPDSNDYSSTISLMETLKRVADDRDICIIALHHSKKSGREDSTDITQTALGSTGIVSGPDHLLYLKRTPEGPTDAVLFFRSKDAEPAEIALTFDSTIQGWRYAGEADEMADTDERQEILELLRRNQGSMSTGDIADALRKKKAAVSNLLGRLVKKGAVRKLSYGIYTLPSGESCNPCNCETEGSKEVFHQDQETRTFTVSPLTQEVDAEESEGEDQAQVPLF; via the coding sequence GTGTATAGTATTCCTGAAACAGCTAAGGCGAAATATGATCCATTGAATGAACATGTACTATCGGAAGACTTCGCCCATAACTATGGGACTCCGATTACAAGTAAGATTGACATTCACAATGGGATAGTGATGGTACCAACTGACCGCGGGCTGTATGAAGTTCACTCACAAGAAGGAACCATCACTGTTGTACCATCATCGCAATCCAGACAGTTTACCCTCTCAAGCCTGCTTTCAACAGAGTTCCCGGAACTCATCTGGTACGTCGATCGGCTTATAACACCAGGGCTCAGTCTGCTGTGGGGGTATGCTAAGAGCGGGAAGTCTATCCTTGCGCTGCATATCCTTGTTGACATCGTTCTTGGGCGCAAGGTGCTTGGTACTTTGGCAGTGAAACAATCATCTGCACTCTTCATCAGCCTTGAGGATGGAGGTCGTCGCCTTAAGCAGAGGCTCCAAGCCGCTGGAGCAATAGGGAGTGATAATCTTATTATCCATACAGATTGGTCACGCGGTACTGAAGGAGTCCGGGAACTTGAGCTGTTCTTGGATGTACATCCAGCTATCAGGGTTGTCGTTATCGACACACTCTTTCTTTTCTCCAAGTTGCCAGATAGCAACGATTACAGCTCTACTATTAGCCTCATGGAAACCCTTAAACGGGTAGCAGATGACAGGGACATCTGTATTATTGCTTTGCACCATAGTAAAAAGTCTGGCCGGGAAGATTCTACCGATATAACACAAACTGCCCTTGGTTCTACCGGAATCGTCTCTGGACCGGATCACTTGCTGTACCTAAAGCGGACTCCTGAAGGTCCTACTGATGCAGTGCTGTTCTTCCGATCCAAGGACGCCGAACCTGCTGAAATTGCGCTGACGTTTGACTCTACTATTCAGGGGTGGCGCTACGCAGGAGAAGCTGATGAGATGGCCGATACTGATGAGCGACAGGAGATCCTGGAACTGTTACGCCGTAATCAAGGCTCCATGTCCACTGGCGATATCGCGGATGCGCTGAGAAAGAAGAAAGCAGCTGTTTCAAACCTTCTTGGGCGACTTGTAAAAAAAGGCGCAGTAAGAAAACTCAGCTACGGGATTTACACCCTACCCTCTGGAGAGTCGTGTAACCCGTGTAACTGTGAAACTGAAGGAAGCAAGGAGGTGTTCCACCAGGATCAGGAAACGAGGACTTTCACAGTTTCACCACTTACACAGGAGGTTGATGCTGAAGAGAGTGAAGGTGAAGACCAGGCTCAGGTGCCTTTGTTTTAG